A DNA window from Xyrauchen texanus isolate HMW12.3.18 chromosome 6, RBS_HiC_50CHRs, whole genome shotgun sequence contains the following coding sequences:
- the LOC127645464 gene encoding dolichyl-diphosphooligosaccharide--protein glycosyltransferase subunit dad1-like yields the protein MSTSVFSVISRFVEEYRSSTPTKLKVIDSYLLYILLTGVFQFLYCLLVGTFPFNSFLSGFISCVGSFILAVCLRIQINPQNKGDFLTVSPERAFADFLFAHTVLHIVVVNFVG from the exons ATGTCTACTTCAGTATTTTCTGTCATATCGCGCTTTGTGGAAgagtacaggagcagcacgccgACTAAACTGAAGGTGATCGACTCTTATCTGCTGTATATATTGCTGACAGGAGTGTTCCAGTTCCTGTACTGTCTGCTTGTGGGAACGTTTCCCTTCAACAGCTTCTTATCTGGATTTATTTCATGTGTGGGATCCTTCATACTGGCAG TCTGTCTTCGCATTCAGATCAACCCTCAGAATAAAGGCGATTTCCTGACCGTCTCCCCTGAGAGAGCATTCGCTGACTTCCTGTTCGCTCACACCGTTCTACATATAGTGGTCGTCAATTTTGTTGGCTGA